The Stigmatella ashevillena genomic sequence ACCGGTTGTCGAGGTTCTCTGCTTCCGCGGCCAGCGCGTTGTACTTGCCCTTCCCGACGCAACCCGGGGCGGTGGAGAGGACGGCGAGCGCAGCCAGAGCCAACTTGAAACGCATGTGTAGGAAACCTCCTGACAACGGGGCAAAGTTTGAGCAGCAGAGACTACCGCTCATGGCGGTCCGCGTCAGGACTCTTGCGAGGGGTGGGACTTTGAACGTCAATCGCGCACTCCCCTCGGTTGCTTCAGGAGCCTCCATGCGTCTGGCCGTTCGCTCCGTCTTCATGCTGCTCCTCTGGGCGACAGGTGGATGGGCCCAAGCGCCCTCCTCCGCGCCCACGCCCTCCGCGCCCTCCCTCCCCACGGTCGTGTTCATGACGGACTTCGGCGTGCGGGATGACTCGGTGGCCATCTGCAAAGGGGTGATGCTCGGCCTGGAGCCCCGGCTGCGCATCGTGGATCTGTCGCACGACGTGGTGCCCTACTCGGTGCTGGATGGGGCGCGGTTTCTCGCGGGCACGGCGCCGTACTACCCGGCAGGCACGGTGTTCGCCGCTGTGGTGGACCCCGGCGTCGGCAGCGCGCGCCGGGCCCTGGTGGTGAAGACGCGGAGAGGACAGTTCTTCGTCCTCCCCGACAACGGCCTCATCACCCTCGTGGAGCGGCAAGAGGGCGTGGTGGAGGCGAGGGAAATCACCAACCGCCTCTGGCACCTCGCCCCGGAGCTGTCCTCCACATTCCATGGCCGGGACGTGTTCGCCCCGGTGGCGGCGCGCCTGGCGCGGGGAGAGGACTGGACGCAGGTGGGTGCCCCCGTGGAGGGCTGGGTGCGGCTGGAGATTCCCGAGGCCCAGGTGACGGACGCGGCGCTGCGCGGCACGGTGCTCGCCATCGAGCACCCCTACGGCAACCTCGTCACCAACGTGGAAGGAGCGCTGCTGGCGAAGCTCGGCTACCAGCGCGGGGACACGGTGCGCGTCTCTTTTGGAAAAGGCCGCGAGCTGCGCCTGCCCTTCGTCTCCACCTTCAGCGAGGTGCCCGTGGGCAAGCCGCTGGTGTACGTGGACTCCCGGGGACGCGTGGGCTTCGCGGTGAATCAGGGCAGCTTCGCCCAGACCCACGGCGTGCGCCCCCTCACGCCGTGGCTCCTGAAGCGGAAGTAACGCCCCTCAGCGCGCGAAGACGGGGTGCCGGTGCAGCCAGGCGGAGAAGAGCGCATCCGCGAAGGGCTTGCCAGGAATGACAACCCCACCGGACGCCTCGCCCGACACCTGGAGCCCCGTCTCCGGCACGTAGGTGATGACGAGGTTATCGCCCTTGCTCACATCCTTCAGGGACGTTAGCAGCGTCTCCAGTTGCTGCTGCAAGGGGCCCGAGCGCAGATCCGCGTTGCTGGAGAGCCCCTGACGGAAGGCGTCCAGGAGCTGGTCCCGGCGCACCTTGCGCAGGAAGCGGAAGTGCAGCTGCTTGAGCGAGTTGGCCGCGATGGCCTCGGACTGCACGCGGGGAACCTGCTCCATATAGAGCCCCCACACGTAGACGTTGAAGAAGAGCTTCTCCTTGAGGGCCATGTGCGCCAGCTCCAGCTGCCGGCCCTGAAGCTGAAGGGTGTCCGGCATCTTCACGCCGCCCACCTCCCGCGCCTCCGAGAGCCCCGCCACGAGCACCGCGCTCAACACCACTAACCGCGCCCCCATCCAAAATCCGCCCCGAACCATCCGCCGCCCCCTCCCATCCCATTCCACGGCGAGCGCCCTGCCCTTCTCCTCTAATAAGGAGAAGAACCGGGTGCGGCTCCGCACCCCTGGATCGCGCGCCATGATCTGCCCGAGTGGTGGGTAACCTGGACACACCCCTTCAGGGTGACCAGCGCGTGGATCACCCCAGTGCTCAGCACCCAACACCTCGGGCCTCTCTGAAGGGCGACGCATGGTGCGAAGGATAACGGCCTGCCCCGGCGATGCACGAGCCGCGTCCCTGAGAG encodes the following:
- a CDS encoding SAM hydrolase/SAM-dependent halogenase family protein encodes the protein MRLAVRSVFMLLLWATGGWAQAPSSAPTPSAPSLPTVVFMTDFGVRDDSVAICKGVMLGLEPRLRIVDLSHDVVPYSVLDGARFLAGTAPYYPAGTVFAAVVDPGVGSARRALVVKTRRGQFFVLPDNGLITLVERQEGVVEAREITNRLWHLAPELSSTFHGRDVFAPVAARLARGEDWTQVGAPVEGWVRLEIPEAQVTDAALRGTVLAIEHPYGNLVTNVEGALLAKLGYQRGDTVRVSFGKGRELRLPFVSTFSEVPVGKPLVYVDSRGRVGFAVNQGSFAQTHGVRPLTPWLLKRK
- a CDS encoding chalcone isomerase family protein → MARDPGVRSRTRFFSLLEEKGRALAVEWDGRGRRMVRGGFWMGARLVVLSAVLVAGLSEAREVGGVKMPDTLQLQGRQLELAHMALKEKLFFNVYVWGLYMEQVPRVQSEAIAANSLKQLHFRFLRKVRRDQLLDAFRQGLSSNADLRSGPLQQQLETLLTSLKDVSKGDNLVITYVPETGLQVSGEASGGVVIPGKPFADALFSAWLHRHPVFAR